In Natrinema amylolyticum, the following are encoded in one genomic region:
- the gyrA gene encoding DNA gyrase subunit A, with product MSSDVPEPTDVEARSVENVRIEDEMEQSYIDYAMSVIAGRALPDARDGLKPVHRRILYAMHEMGVSSGSSHRKSSSIVGETMGDYHPHGDSAIYDTLVRLAQDFSMRYPLVDGQGNFGSMDGDPAAAPRYTEARMAPVAEELLEDIDKDTVDFSANYDDRLREPDVLPAAFPNLLVNGSSGIAVGMSTNIPPHNLGEVIDATIELIDTPDATVDDLMEHVKGPDFPTGANIVGRDAIYSAYKTGRGRIRVRAEFEVEEWKSNRERIVITELPFQANKARLVERIAEDVNEGEIEGISDLRDESDRNGVRIVVELKRGANAEVVKNKLLENHLERTFGVINLALVDGQPRVLSLKETLAEYISHRREVVRRRSEYDLEEAEDRAHILEGRLTAVENAEDVVELIRNSEDRSAAKAALQEAYEFSEEQATHIVRMQLGSLTSMEAAEINEEYEDVQAEIERLTAILESESELLSVIKDELREIKDEYGDDRRTSIIEDQGTVTHEDLIPEEEVFVVMTEDDYVKRMPIENFDPQGRGGKGIIGADVKEDDRVSTVFRANTHDYLLCFTNQGEVYRLKTYEIPEMGRTARGKSAVNILDLDPGEDITAIVDTDAFGDDEFVTMATRNGYVKRTAGEEFDNILSTGIIAADLEEGDELVDVEVTDGSQDLVIATEGGMTIRFDEDEVRSMGRNARGVNGIKLQEDDAVAGLVATDEGDEQALLTVTENGYGKRTLLSEYRTQSRYGKGLIDIKTGERNGPVTAVKAVSDDDQLVMMSERGQIVRTRVDEISTVGRNTMGVIVMEVEDGDAVAAVDDIPASATTDDEAPEAAETGAE from the coding sequence ATGAGTTCAGACGTACCCGAACCGACGGACGTAGAGGCACGGTCAGTCGAAAACGTCCGTATCGAAGACGAGATGGAGCAGAGTTATATCGACTACGCGATGAGCGTCATCGCGGGTCGCGCCCTCCCGGACGCCCGCGACGGGCTCAAGCCCGTCCACCGGCGCATCTTGTACGCGATGCACGAGATGGGCGTCTCGAGCGGCTCGAGCCACCGCAAGTCCTCCTCGATCGTCGGGGAGACGATGGGTGACTACCACCCCCACGGCGACAGCGCGATCTACGACACCCTGGTCCGGCTGGCCCAGGACTTCTCGATGCGGTATCCGCTGGTCGACGGTCAGGGAAACTTCGGCTCGATGGACGGCGATCCGGCCGCCGCGCCCCGATACACTGAGGCGCGGATGGCCCCCGTCGCTGAGGAGTTACTCGAGGACATCGACAAGGACACGGTCGACTTCTCGGCGAACTACGACGACCGCCTGCGAGAGCCGGACGTGCTCCCGGCGGCGTTCCCGAACCTCCTCGTGAACGGTTCCTCGGGGATCGCAGTCGGGATGTCGACGAACATCCCGCCGCATAACTTGGGCGAGGTCATCGACGCGACGATCGAGCTGATCGATACTCCCGACGCGACCGTCGACGACCTGATGGAACACGTCAAGGGCCCGGACTTCCCGACCGGTGCGAATATCGTCGGCAGGGACGCCATCTACTCGGCATACAAGACCGGCCGCGGCCGCATCCGCGTCCGCGCCGAGTTCGAGGTCGAGGAGTGGAAATCGAACCGCGAGCGGATCGTCATCACCGAACTCCCCTTCCAGGCCAACAAGGCCCGCCTCGTCGAGCGGATCGCCGAGGACGTCAACGAGGGCGAGATCGAGGGCATCTCCGACCTACGCGACGAGTCCGACCGCAACGGCGTCCGCATCGTCGTCGAACTCAAGCGCGGCGCGAACGCCGAGGTCGTCAAAAACAAACTGCTCGAGAATCACTTAGAGCGAACGTTCGGCGTCATCAACCTCGCGCTGGTCGACGGCCAACCGCGAGTGCTCTCGCTCAAGGAGACCTTAGCGGAGTACATCTCCCACCGCCGCGAGGTCGTCCGTCGGCGCAGCGAGTACGATCTCGAGGAGGCCGAGGACCGCGCCCACATCCTCGAGGGCCGGCTGACGGCCGTCGAGAACGCCGAGGACGTCGTCGAACTGATCCGCAACAGCGAGGACCGATCGGCCGCGAAAGCGGCGCTACAGGAGGCCTACGAGTTCTCGGAAGAGCAGGCGACCCACATCGTCCGAATGCAACTCGGCAGCCTCACCTCGATGGAAGCCGCCGAGATCAACGAGGAGTACGAGGACGTCCAGGCCGAAATCGAGCGACTGACCGCGATCCTCGAGAGCGAGTCGGAACTCCTCTCGGTGATCAAGGACGAACTCCGCGAGATCAAAGACGAGTACGGCGACGACCGCCGGACCTCGATCATCGAAGATCAGGGAACGGTCACGCACGAGGACCTCATCCCCGAAGAGGAGGTCTTCGTCGTCATGACGGAGGACGACTACGTCAAGCGGATGCCGATCGAGAACTTCGATCCCCAGGGTCGCGGCGGCAAGGGCATCATCGGCGCTGACGTCAAGGAAGACGACCGCGTCTCGACTGTCTTCCGGGCTAATACTCACGACTACCTGCTCTGCTTTACGAATCAGGGCGAGGTCTACCGGCTCAAGACCTACGAGATCCCGGAGATGGGCCGGACCGCGCGCGGGAAGTCCGCGGTCAACATCCTCGATCTCGACCCCGGCGAGGACATCACGGCCATCGTCGACACCGACGCCTTCGGCGACGACGAGTTCGTGACGATGGCCACCCGGAACGGCTACGTCAAGCGCACCGCCGGCGAGGAGTTCGACAACATCCTCTCGACGGGGATCATCGCCGCCGATCTCGAGGAGGGTGACGAGCTCGTCGACGTCGAGGTCACCGACGGCTCGCAGGACCTCGTCATCGCGACCGAGGGCGGGATGACCATCCGCTTCGACGAGGACGAAGTCCGTTCGATGGGGCGGAACGCCCGCGGCGTTAACGGCATTAAACTGCAAGAAGACGACGCTGTAGCAGGGCTGGTCGCGACCGACGAGGGCGACGAACAGGCGCTGTTGACGGTCACGGAGAACGGCTACGGCAAGCGGACGCTGCTCTCCGAGTATCGCACGCAGTCCCGGTACGGGAAGGGACTGATCGACATCAAGACCGGCGAGCGAAACGGTCCCGTGACGGCCGTCAAGGCGGTCTCCGACGACGATCAGCTCGTGATGATGAGCGAGCGGGGCCAGATCGTCCGGACCCGCGTCGACGAGATTTCGACCGTCGGCCGGAACACGATGGGCGTGATCGTCATGGAGGTCGAAGACGGCGACGCGGTCGCTGCGGTCGACGACATTCCGGCGTCGGCGACGACCGACGACGAGGCCCCCGAGGCAGCCGAAACCGGAGCCGAGTAA